The following are from one region of the Pseudodesulfovibrio piezophilus C1TLV30 genome:
- a CDS encoding aldehyde ferredoxin oxidoreductase family protein yields MPQILRINTRTQEYSFEEVGTYANLGGRALTSRIINQEVPADCHPLSSENKLVIATGLLGGSTAANSGRVSVGTKSPLTGGIKESNSGGLFAHKMPKMNLLAIILEDKPTDETPFSTIFISDGKVEFRDASKIVGMDNYPAHDILLEEYGNKLCAAMIGPAGETVRKTATIQFTDPYKRPARSAGRGGTGAVMGSKKIKALVLDPEFNNKVTAADPETFKTARKTWVKMLQDHPVTGQGLPGFGTSVLVNVVNEAGALPGKNFRYGQVEHAADISGEKIAENIEARGGKTTEGCHAGCVIQCSQQYNNDKGEYITSGFEYETVWAFGGNALIKDIDQIAIMDRICDEKGMDTIEMGNTIAVAMDGGIIPWGDGEAAIDLLNKVGTNDPMGMIIGNGVDFAGGAFGVERLPTVKGQSMPAYDPRAVKGVGVTYATSAMGADHTAGYGVAQNLLKVGGDIDGLKKEGNVELSKNLQIATAAIDSMGFCLFVAFAVLDASDGVQAMADLVQAYTGNTFTTDDLVNLGIHCMQDEQEFNKRAGFTKMDDKLPRFFETDPLPPHGVIWDLDEDELQGAKV; encoded by the coding sequence ATGCCGCAAATTCTAAGAATTAACACAAGAACCCAAGAGTACTCCTTTGAGGAAGTCGGAACCTATGCCAACCTCGGTGGACGGGCATTGACATCAAGGATTATCAATCAGGAAGTTCCTGCTGACTGTCATCCGCTGTCCAGTGAGAACAAACTCGTGATTGCAACGGGCCTGCTTGGCGGTTCTACCGCAGCAAACTCAGGACGAGTCTCTGTTGGAACAAAGTCACCTCTGACTGGCGGCATAAAAGAATCCAACTCTGGCGGCCTCTTTGCTCATAAAATGCCAAAGATGAACCTCTTGGCGATCATCCTTGAAGACAAACCAACAGACGAAACCCCTTTTTCAACAATTTTCATTTCTGATGGGAAAGTCGAATTCCGTGATGCCTCGAAGATAGTTGGTATGGACAACTATCCTGCACACGATATTTTACTGGAGGAATACGGCAACAAACTCTGCGCAGCCATGATCGGACCGGCTGGCGAAACTGTTCGAAAGACTGCAACAATCCAGTTCACTGACCCCTACAAACGTCCGGCCCGCTCTGCTGGACGTGGCGGAACAGGCGCAGTGATGGGGTCAAAAAAGATCAAAGCTCTTGTTCTCGACCCTGAATTCAACAACAAAGTTACTGCTGCGGATCCAGAGACTTTCAAAACAGCCCGAAAGACCTGGGTCAAGATGCTTCAGGATCACCCGGTCACAGGCCAAGGATTGCCAGGATTCGGAACTTCAGTGCTGGTCAATGTTGTCAACGAAGCAGGGGCGTTGCCGGGCAAGAACTTCCGCTATGGACAGGTCGAGCATGCTGCAGATATTTCCGGTGAAAAGATTGCCGAAAACATTGAGGCTCGTGGCGGGAAAACAACTGAAGGCTGCCATGCTGGGTGTGTCATTCAATGCTCACAGCAATACAATAATGACAAGGGTGAATATATCACCTCTGGCTTTGAATACGAAACAGTCTGGGCATTTGGCGGCAATGCCCTGATCAAAGATATTGATCAAATTGCTATTATGGATCGAATCTGTGACGAGAAGGGAATGGATACCATTGAAATGGGTAACACTATTGCCGTTGCCATGGATGGTGGCATCATTCCATGGGGAGATGGCGAAGCAGCCATTGACCTTCTGAACAAGGTCGGTACTAACGACCCCATGGGAATGATCATCGGCAATGGAGTTGACTTTGCAGGCGGAGCGTTCGGTGTCGAACGCCTGCCAACGGTCAAAGGACAATCCATGCCCGCTTATGACCCGCGTGCAGTCAAAGGCGTTGGTGTTACATATGCCACGTCTGCCATGGGTGCCGACCACACCGCCGGATACGGAGTTGCTCAAAACCTCCTCAAGGTTGGTGGAGATATTGATGGACTCAAAAAAGAAGGAAACGTCGAGCTTTCCAAAAATTTGCAAATAGCCACTGCGGCGATTGATTCCATGGGATTCTGTCTCTTTGTCGCTTTTGCTGTCCTGGATGCATCTGATGGAGTACAAGCCATGGCCGATCTGGTTCAAGCTTACACCGGCAACACTTTCACGACTGACGACCTGGTCAATCTCGGCATACACTGCATGCAGGATGAACAAGAATTCAATAAGCGTGCAGGGTTCACAAAAATGGATGACAAGTTGCCACGTTTTTTTGAAACAGATCCCCTGCCTCCTCATGGAGTTATCTGGGATCTTGATGAGGATGAACTTCAGGGAGCAAAAGTTTAG